Genomic window (Chryseobacterium sp. LJ668):
TGGATTGAGTAATTTTATCATCAGTTTGAGCTTGGTTCAGGTCTATAAATATTTAAAAAATATTATACGATTACCTTTATTTCTAAGCTTATTGATTGTTTTCTTTTTCAGTTTATTTTCTACAAACATTCTTTTATCTTTTACCCCGGAAACCTATACCTACACATTATTTTTGTTGGTTTTATTTAATTATTACACAGCAATTAAATTCAAAAAAGAAGGAAAAATTGCAGGTTCAGCCTTAGTTCTTGCCGGAGTAACAATTGGCGGATTGACCGTGACAAATATTGTAAAAATTTTCATCCCCATTGTTTTTGAAAAAGGATTATTTAAAAGCTGGAAAAAATTTGGAAATGCAGTTTTCAGGGTTGTTCTTTCATGTGTGGTTTTTATTCTTTTATACTTAACCCGGATCGATTTTAAGTACCAAAACATTCTTTCAAAATCCGGTGAGCAGTATGAAAAATTCTCAAACGTAAAATCTACTCCGATCTGGGATATGATCTATTCCTATTTTTTTGGTGGAAATATACTTTTCCCGAGTTTTTTCATCCGTGAAAAACACAATATGAAGGGTTTTTACTTCAAAGCGATCTTTATGGAAGTTTATTCTTCTGCATTTGCTTACATTTTTATTGGATTAATTTTAGGATTTGTATTGTGGAGCTATTTTAAGAATTTTAAAAATAGACTGGTGCAGATTCTCATGCTGTCATTTTTGGTGGATATCGTCATTCATTGTGTTTTTCGATTCGGGCTACACACTTCGTACATCTACGGAGGACATTATGTTTTCGTATATCCATTGCTATTAGGATGGCTGTTTTCAGCTTATAAATCTTCACCTAAAATACTATCTTTTTTAATGGTAATTACGGGAATCCTGACGGTTTATCTGCTTCTCAACAACTATCATCGTATGATTGATTTTTTTGAATTTCTAAACCATTATTACCAATAAAAGGAGCGCGGAGAAAAATAAATTTTCTCCGCGCTCCTTTTATATTTTATTTTATGAAAAGTTACTTTGCTTCAGCGCAGAAAATTCTATACTGCACCGCAATTGCAGATTTAAAATACTCTCTCACTCTTGAAAGATCTGAAGCAGCGCTTTGTTTTGTGAAATAGCTTCCCGCCAGAATTTTATAATTAGGTCTTAATGATGCATCGGTTTCTACTTTCAGGTTAGGAAATCTCTTCCTGAAATATGCCTTCACCTCATTCGCCTCATCATTAGTTTTAACCGTTGTAATCTGGATCTTATATCCTAAAATTCTCGGATTTTTTCTGCATACTTCTGCATTGGTAAGTTCTCTGTTGGGAACAAAAATCTTTGTCGGTCTTACCGGAGCCTCATAATCTATCACTGAATTGTTAACAGCAACTCTTGAACATTTCTCTTCCAAACTGCTCATTGCATCATTCACACGCGAATCCATTGTCATCACCAGCTCTGTTCCGGATAAAGTATCTCTCTTTACAACCTGTTGGGCATCAACGGTATAAAAACCAAAGAAAGAAAGCATTGAAAATATTTTAATGAAATTTCTCATTTAAACTTGTTTCTGCAAATTTAGAATAATTTAAAAATACAGCAACCATAGTTATTTAGAATAGTTACAAATTATACGTTAATGACATTTTCCCCTTTGCTTATACCGTTAAATTCCTGTTAAAAATATTATTTTTGCGGGATTGATTACAGTTTCAATATTTACTAACATAAGATAATTTAAATGATTAGTTGGAGAAAGCATTATAAAAAAGGGCTGATTGCAATAGGTTTATTGTTGTCAACAAGTGCTTCAATTTACGGGCAAGACGGCGATCCTAAAAATGGCGAAAAACTTTTTAAGGCAAATTGTACAGCATGTCACGCTTTAGACAAACAAGTTGTAGGACCGGCACTGAAGGGTGTGGTAGAAAGACTGAAGTCTGAGCAGGGACTGGATAAAGAGTGGCTTCACAAGTGGATTAAAAACAACAAAGAACTCAGAGCTTCTGGTGACAAGTATGCTAATGAAGTTTTCGAAAAGTACAACAAGACTGAAATGCAGGTCTTTCCTAATCTTGCAGATAAGGATATTGACGACATCTTGGCATTCACAACCAATCCACCTGCACCGGAACCCGCTGCTGACGCTGCCAAACCGGCAACTGATGCTACAACCGCTGATCCTGCAGACAAAACAACAACTAACATCGTAATCATTTCGCTTTTAGCAATTGCTGCTTTATTGGTTTGGATCTTGGTAAAACTGAGACAACTGGTAAAATTAGGCCAGTCTGAAGATTTAGCAGGACTTAACGAAAGCAGGGTAAGATCTTTCAGTGAAATCTATGAAAAATACCACTACATCGGTAAAGGTCTTATAGCTATTTTGGCTATTCTTGCGACTTATGGAGTGTGGAACTGGATCATGTGGATTGGTGTTTACAAAGGTTATAAGCCTGATCAACCCATATATTTCTCTCATAAAATTCACGCTGGAGAAAATAAAATCGACTGTCAATTGTGTCACTCAAGTGCTAAATACGGTAAAGTTTCCGAAATTCCTTCTATGAATGTTTGTATGAACTGTCACAGAACAATTTCTGAGTACAACGGTAAATATCTTGAGCCAGGAAAAGACAAAGCATTCTATGACGGGGAAATCAAAAAGATTTACGAACATACCGGCTGGGATGCAGAGAAACAGCAATACACCGGTAAAAATACTTCCCCAGTAGAATGGACGAGAATTCACAATATGCCGGATTTCGTTTACTTCAACCACTCTCAACACGTTGTAGCAGGGGAACAAGCGATCATCAATTCATTTAACAAGAAAAATCCTGACAACAAGATTGATGTTGTATGTAAAGCATGTCACGGAAAAATTGATACAATGAATGTGGTACAAATGGCCAATGACTTTACGATGGGATGGTGTATCGAATGTCACAGAACGACTGAAGTTGATATGAACAACGGTTATAATAAAGAATACTTCAAAAATCTACACGAAAAGCTTAAAAAGCAATATCCTAAAGATGGCGGTAAGATTACTGTAGATGCAATTGGAGGTCTTGAGTGTGGTAAATGTCATTATTAATAACTAAAAAATTAGAAGTATAAAAATGGCTTCAAACAAAATACAATTTAGAAGTATTCACGAACTTAAAGACCCTGCCCTAAACGGCAAGTTGGCTCTTAAAGAGTTCCAAGAAGAAATTCCGGTAGAAGATTTCTTAGGAGATGCTGAGAAAAGTGACGCTAGTACAACAAGAAGAGATTTCTTGAAGTTATTGGGTTTCTCTACTGCGGCAGTTACTCTAGCAGCTTGTGAGGCTCCGGTAATCAAAACAATTCCTTATGTGGTAAAGCCGCATGATATTATTCCGGGAGTTCCTAATTATTACGCTTCAACATATTTTGACGGTTTCGATTTCGCAAGCGTTTTGGTAAAAACCAGAGAAGGAAGACCTATCAAAATTGAACCGAATCCTGCAGCCGGTGATTTAGGTAAAACGAACGCAAGAGCTCAGGCAAGCGTACTTTCTCTTTATGACAACGATAAAGTAAAACAGCCTAAGCTTGACGGTAAAGACGAAACTTTCGATAAGGTAGATGATTTTCGTTATAATTATACTTCATTTAGCCTTTGATAACGAAATCATCTACCTTATCGAAAGTTTCGTCTTTACCGTCAAGCTTAGGCTGTTTTACTTTATCGTTGTCATAAAGAGAAAGTACGCTTGCCTGAGCTCTTGCGTTCGTTTTACCTAAATCACCGGCTGCAGGATTCGGTTCAATTTTGATAGGTCTTCCTTCTCTGGTTTTTACCAAAACGCTTGCGAAATCGAAACCGTCAAAATATGTTGAAGCGTAATAATTAGGAACTCCCGGAATAATATCATGCGGCTTTACCACATAAGGAATTGTTTTGATTACCGGAGCCTCACAAGCTGCTAGAGTAACTGCCGCAGTAGAGAAACCCAATAACTTCAAGAAATCTCTTCTTGTTGTACTAGCGTCACTTTTCTCAGCATCTCCTAAGAAATCTTCTACCGGAATTTCTTCTTGGAACTCTTTAAGAGCCAACTTGCCGTTTAGGGCAGGGTCTTTAAGTTCGTGAATACTTCTAAATTGTATTTTGTTTGAAGCCATTTTTATACTTCTAATTTTTTAGTTATTAATAATGACATTTACCACACTCAAGACCTCCAATTGCATCTACAGTAATCTTACCGCCATCTTTAGGATATTGCTTTTTAAGCTTTTCGTGTAGATTTTTGAAGTATTCTTTATTATAACCGTTGTTCATATCAACTTCAGTCGTTCTGTGACATTCGATACACCATCCCATCGTAAAGTCATTGGCCATTTGTACCACATTCATTGTATCAATTTTTCCGTGACATGCTTTACATACAACATCAATCTTGTTGTCAGGATTTTTCTTGTTAAATGAATTGATGATCGCTTGTTCCCCTGCTACAACGTGTTGAGAGTGGTTGAAGTAAACGAAATCCGGCATATTGTGAATTCTCGTCCATTCTACTGGGGAAGTATTTTTACCGGTGTATTGCTGTTTCTCTGCATCCCAGCCGGTATGTTCGTAAATCTTTTTGATTTCCCCGTCATAGAATGCTTTGTCTTTTCCTGGCTCAAGATATTTACCGTTGTACTCAGAAATTGTTCTGTGACAGTTCATACAAACATTCATAGAAGGAATTTCGGAAACTTTACCGTATTTAGCACTTGAGTGACACAATTGACAGTCGATTTTATTTTCTCCAGCGTGAATTTTATGAGAGAAATATATGGGTTGATCAGGCTTATAACCTTTGTAAACACCAATCCACATGATCCAGTTCCACACTCCATAAGTCGCAAGAATAGCCAAAATAGCTATAAGACCTTTACCGATGTAGTGGTATTTTTCATAGATTTCACTGAAAGATCTTACCCTGCTTTCGTTAAGTCCTGCTAAATCTTCAGACTGGCCTAATTTTACCAGTTGTCTCAGTTTTACCAAGATCCAAACCAATAAAGCAGCAATTGCTAAAAGCGAAATGATTACGATGTTAGTTGTTGTTTTGTCTGCAGGATCAGCGGTTGTAGCATCAGTTGCCGGTTTGGCAGCGTCAGCAGCGGGTTCCGGTGCAGGTGGATTGGTTGTGAATGCCAAGATGTCGTCAATATCCTTATCTGCAAGATTAGGAAAGACCTGCATTTCAGTCTTGTTGTACTTTTCGAAAACTTCATTAGCATACTTGTCACCAGAAGCTCTGAGTTCTTTGTTGTTTTTAATCCACTTGTGAAGCCACTCTTTATCCAGTCCCTGCTCAGACTTCAGTCTTTCTACCACACCCTTCAGTGCCGGTCCTACAACTTGTTTGTCTAAAGCGTGACATGCTGTACAATTTGCCTTAAAAAGTTTTTCGCCATTTTTAGGATCGCCGTCTTGCCCGTAAATTGAAGCACTTGTTGACAACAATAAACCTATTGCAATCAGCCCTTTTTTATAATGCTTTCTCCAACTAATCATTTAAATTATCTTATGTTAGTAAATATTGAAACTGTAATCAATCCCGCAAAAATAATATTTTTAACAGGAATTTAACGGTATAAGCAAAGGGGAAAATGTCATTAACGTATAATTTGTAACTATTCTAAATAACTATGGTTGCTGTATTTTTAAATTATTCTAAATTTGCAGAAACAAGTTTAAATGAGAAATTTCATTAAAATATTTTCAATGCTTTCTTTCTTTGGTTTTTATACCGTTGATGCCCAACAGGTTGTAAAGAGAGATACTTTATCCGGAACAGAGCTGGTGATGACAATGGATTCGCGTGTGAATGATGCAATGAGCAGTTTGGAAGAGAAATGTTCAAGAGTTGCTGTTAACAATTCAGTGATAGATTATGAGGCTCCGGTAAGACCGACAAAGATTTTTGTTCCCAACAGAGAACTTACCAATGCAGAAGTATGCAGAAAAAATCCGAGAATTTTAGGATATAAGATCCAGATTACAACGGTTAAAACTAATGATGAGGCGAATGAGGTGAAGGCATATTTCAGGAAGAGATTTCCTAACCTGAAAGTAGAAACCGATGCATCATTAAGACCTAATTATAAAATTCTGGCGGGAAGCTATTTCACAAAACAAAGCGCTGCTTCAGATCTTTCAAGAGTGAGAGAGTATTTTAAATCTGCAATTGCGGTGCAGTATAGAATTTTCTGCGCTGAAGCAAAGTAACTTTTCATAAAATAAAATATAAAAGGAGCGCGGAGAAAATTTATTTTTCTCCGCGCTCCTTTTATTGGTAATAATGGTTTAGAAATTCAAAAAAATCAATCATACGATGATAGTTGTTGAGAAGCAGATAAACCGTCAGGATTCCCGTAATTACCATTAAAAAAGATAGTATTTTAGGTGAAGATTTATAAGCTGAAAACAGCCATCCTAATAGCAATGGATATACGAAAACATAATGTCCTCCGTAGATGTACGAAGTGTGTAGCCCGAATCGAAAAACACAATGAATGACGATATCCACCAAAAATGACAGCATGAGAATCTGCACCAGTCTATTTTTAAAATTCTTAAAATAGCTCCACAATACAAATCCTAAAATTAATCCAATAAAAATGTAAGCAAATGCAGAAGAATAAACTTCCATAAAGATCGCTTTGAAGTAAAAACCCTTCATATTGTGTTTTTCACGGATGAAAAAACTCGGGAAAAGTATATTTCCACCAAAAAAATAGGAATAGATCATATCCCAGATCGGAGTAGATTTTACGTTTGAGAATTTTTCATACTGCTCACCGGATTTTGAAAGAATGTTTTGGTACTTAAAATCGATCCGGGTTAAGTATAAAAGAATAAAAACCACACATGAAAGAACAACCCTGAAAACTGCATTTCCAAATTTTTTCCAGCTTTTAAATAATCCTTTTTCAAAAACAATGGGGATGAAAATTTTTACAATATTTGTCACGGTCAATCCGCCAATTGTTACTCCGGCAAGAACTAAGGCTGAACCTGCAATTTTTCCTTCTTTTTTGAATTTAATTGCTGTGTAATAATTAAATAAAACCAACAAAAATAATGTGTAGGTATAGGTTTCCGGGGTAAAAGATAAAAGAATGTTTGTAGAAAATAAACTGAAAAAGAAAACAATCAATAAGCTTAGAAATAAGGTAATCGTATAATATTTTTTAAATATTTATAGA
Coding sequences:
- a CDS encoding DUF6080 domain-containing protein, coding for MSIKSKFLNFFKIVFPSTYFELGVFIFFLSAYGILGSYIAVNYRIIFDSRIPWDAYFSFDNKAIIMTGGSFERHPLSYYFFNWIRESILFFTKGKTDVNFRLILAGLSNFIISLSLVQVYKYLKNIIRLPLFLSLLIVFFFSLFSTNILLSFTPETYTYTLFLLVLFNYYTAIKFKKEGKIAGSALVLAGVTIGGLTVTNIVKIFIPIVFEKGLFKSWKKFGNAVFRVVLSCVVFILLYLTRIDFKYQNILSKSGEQYEKFSNVKSTPIWDMIYSYFFGGNILFPSFFIREKHNMKGFYFKAIFMEVYSSAFAYIFIGLILGFVLWSYFKNFKNRLVQILMLSFLVDIVIHCVFRFGLHTSYIYGGHYVFVYPLLLGWLFSAYKSSPKILSFLMVITGILTVYLLLNNYHRMIDFFEFLNHYYQ
- a CDS encoding SPOR domain-containing protein, giving the protein MRNFIKIFSMLSFFGFYTVDAQQVVKRDTLSGTELVMTMDSRVNDAMSSLEEKCSRVAVNNSVIDYEAPVRPTKIFVPNRELTNAEVCRKNPRILGYKIQITTVKTNDEANEVKAYFRKRFPNLKVETDASLRPNYKILAGSYFTKQSAASDLSRVREYFKSAIAVQYRIFCAEAK
- a CDS encoding c-type cytochrome is translated as MISWRKHYKKGLIAIGLLLSTSASIYGQDGDPKNGEKLFKANCTACHALDKQVVGPALKGVVERLKSEQGLDKEWLHKWIKNNKELRASGDKYANEVFEKYNKTEMQVFPNLADKDIDDILAFTTNPPAPEPAADAAKPATDATTADPADKTTTNIVIISLLAIAALLVWILVKLRQLVKLGQSEDLAGLNESRVRSFSEIYEKYHYIGKGLIAILAILATYGVWNWIMWIGVYKGYKPDQPIYFSHKIHAGENKIDCQLCHSSAKYGKVSEIPSMNVCMNCHRTISEYNGKYLEPGKDKAFYDGEIKKIYEHTGWDAEKQQYTGKNTSPVEWTRIHNMPDFVYFNHSQHVVAGEQAIINSFNKKNPDNKIDVVCKACHGKIDTMNVVQMANDFTMGWCIECHRTTEVDMNNGYNKEYFKNLHEKLKKQYPKDGGKITVDAIGGLECGKCHY